A single Anatilimnocola floriformis DNA region contains:
- a CDS encoding protein adenylyltransferase SelO — MSTLIPPAANSDLGWQIEHTYAQLPATLFAASRPVPVRDPHVSILNHRLAERLGLNLAGATPETLATLFAGNQLPSNFQPIAQAYAGHQFGGFTMLGDGRAILLCEHRTPAGDLVDIQLKGAGRTKFSRGGDGRAALGPMLREYVISEAMVALGIPTTQSLAVVTTGEPVYRQLVRKGAILVRVAASHIRVGTFQYVAATRDQASLQLLADYAIQRHYPEIANTPDKYREFLRAVIDRQASLIAKWQAVGFIHGVMNTDNMAISGETIDYGPCAFMNSYDPGTVFSSIDHAGRYAYGNQPQIAIWNLARFAETLLPLFATDSDQAIAIATEILRESPAVFERHWLAAMRRKLGLQTQEADDLELLQSLLDWMQQTGADYTNTWRDLSMGVMPTGENYSEPAFAELYAQWQERLSRETEPRAAIYAAMQSVNPAYIPRNHRVEEALTAAEESDDLLPLQRLLEVLQHPFDEVAASAPYREPPPESECNYQTFCGT, encoded by the coding sequence ATGTCTACGTTGATCCCGCCTGCGGCGAATTCTGATCTCGGTTGGCAGATTGAACATACCTATGCGCAGCTGCCGGCAACTCTCTTTGCCGCGAGTCGGCCAGTGCCGGTAAGAGACCCGCACGTTTCCATTTTGAACCACCGGCTTGCCGAACGCCTCGGGCTCAACTTGGCTGGGGCCACACCAGAAACGCTGGCGACACTCTTCGCAGGCAACCAGTTGCCCAGCAACTTCCAGCCGATTGCGCAGGCCTACGCCGGCCATCAGTTCGGCGGCTTCACGATGCTCGGCGACGGCCGGGCCATTTTACTCTGCGAACATCGCACGCCGGCCGGTGACTTGGTTGACATTCAACTGAAAGGCGCCGGACGAACGAAGTTCTCGCGCGGCGGTGACGGACGAGCAGCGCTCGGGCCGATGCTGCGCGAATATGTGATCAGCGAAGCCATGGTCGCGCTCGGAATTCCCACCACGCAGAGCCTGGCGGTCGTCACCACCGGTGAGCCAGTCTACCGCCAATTGGTTCGCAAAGGCGCGATTCTGGTTCGCGTTGCCGCGAGTCACATTCGAGTCGGAACTTTTCAATACGTGGCCGCGACGCGGGACCAGGCGAGCCTGCAACTCTTGGCCGACTACGCGATCCAGCGGCATTACCCCGAGATTGCAAACACTCCCGACAAGTACCGAGAGTTTTTGCGAGCCGTGATCGATCGCCAGGCCTCCCTCATCGCCAAATGGCAAGCCGTCGGTTTTATCCACGGCGTGATGAACACCGACAACATGGCCATCTCGGGCGAGACGATTGACTACGGCCCGTGTGCCTTCATGAACTCCTACGATCCGGGCACGGTCTTTAGCTCGATCGATCATGCGGGCCGTTACGCCTACGGCAATCAACCCCAGATCGCCATCTGGAACCTAGCCCGCTTTGCCGAAACACTCTTGCCGCTGTTCGCTACAGACTCCGATCAGGCCATCGCCATTGCGACAGAAATCCTGCGCGAGTCTCCGGCCGTTTTCGAGCGCCACTGGCTCGCTGCCATGCGACGCAAATTGGGCCTGCAGACGCAGGAGGCAGATGACCTAGAACTCTTGCAATCGCTACTCGACTGGATGCAACAAACCGGCGCTGACTACACCAACACCTGGCGCGATCTTTCGATGGGCGTCATGCCCACCGGCGAAAATTACTCCGAGCCCGCTTTTGCAGAGTTGTATGCGCAATGGCAGGAACGCTTGAGTCGTGAAACCGAACCACGCGCCGCAATCTATGCGGCAATGCAGAGCGTCAATCCGGCTTACATTCCTCGCAATCACCGAGTCGAGGAGGCGCTGACTGCCGCCGAGGAATCAGACGATTTGTTGCCACTACAACGATTGCTGGAAGTGCTGCAACACCCGTTTGATGAAGTGGCCGCGTCCGCGCCGTATCGAGAACCGCCGCCAGAGAGCGAATGTAATTATCAAACCTTCTGTGGCACATGA
- a CDS encoding GNAT family N-acetyltransferase: protein MKVMLELMSPRLRLRRLKPDDAQAIYAYRSLPEVARYQSWGSYTLDDAARLVADQQIITPDTPGTWIQLLLTSQADEQAVVGDCGIHFLAGDGQQVELGITLSPRYQGQGLAAEAIASVLQYVFGVLGKHRAHAVTDAENQAAAGLFRRLGFRQEAHFIENVWYKGAWGSEFVFALLRREWQARLPSRKN, encoded by the coding sequence ATGAAAGTGATGCTTGAATTGATGTCGCCCCGGTTGCGTCTGCGTCGGCTAAAACCCGACGATGCGCAGGCAATCTACGCGTACCGATCGCTGCCGGAGGTCGCTCGTTATCAGTCGTGGGGCTCGTATACGCTCGATGATGCTGCGCGACTGGTAGCCGATCAGCAAATCATCACGCCAGATACGCCTGGCACTTGGATCCAGCTGCTACTGACGAGCCAAGCGGATGAGCAGGCCGTCGTTGGAGACTGCGGGATTCACTTTCTCGCTGGCGATGGCCAGCAAGTTGAACTGGGGATCACGCTGTCGCCCCGTTACCAAGGCCAAGGCCTGGCAGCCGAGGCAATCGCGAGCGTGCTGCAATACGTCTTCGGTGTCTTGGGCAAGCATCGCGCTCATGCAGTGACGGACGCTGAGAATCAAGCCGCAGCGGGCCTGTTTCGGCGTCTGGGTTTTCGGCAGGAGGCGCACTTCATTGAGAACGTTTGGTACAAGGGAGCGTGGGGGAGCGAGTTTGTGTTTGCGCTGCTACGGCGCGAGTGGCAAGCAAGACTGCCGTCGAGAAAAAACTAA
- a CDS encoding SdpI family protein, producing the protein MDPVAIIVGASWSLAGLLCIGLAIPLVYKRVPRNAFYGVRFPESFQSDEAWFAINRYGGKRLIIWSIPTISSGIVSFFLPLQANPSLALALAFLPLVFVLIPAWESWRFARQYR; encoded by the coding sequence ATGGACCCAGTCGCGATTATCGTCGGCGCGAGTTGGTCGCTCGCGGGGCTGTTGTGCATCGGCCTCGCCATTCCGCTCGTTTACAAACGGGTGCCGCGGAATGCGTTTTACGGGGTTCGTTTTCCCGAATCTTTTCAATCAGACGAAGCGTGGTTTGCCATCAATCGATACGGCGGGAAACGGCTGATCATCTGGTCAATCCCGACCATTTCCAGCGGAATCGTCTCGTTCTTTCTGCCACTCCAAGCTAACCCGAGCCTTGCGCTGGCACTCGCCTTTCTGCCGCTCGTCTTTGTGTTGATCCCGGCTTGGGAATCGTGGCGGTTTGCCCGGCAGTATCGGTAG
- a CDS encoding trypsin-like peptidase domain-containing protein produces MILLVVKGYLYHLSEWGLLFTAQLHAPATCVSQEFLEVMFGADFKAIREAIVQGYDEDELKIVLRDLMDLRFANIVGAGNFSTKVFELLEWSEREGREVELVRATALARPRNPKLQAVYQKYGMAIPVYVERAGATVLDSPTDATQVGLERTVRDHLTFADFGLWRERMMAVEGRVCQIAFRGAAAGTGFLVGPQAVLTNYHVMQPLLQEPGRVADVECVFDFKILANGDRLRTPVKLHPTEWSLDSSPFSAGEAVGKPDQTLPTTDELDYALVKLAQPFGTMPWAANPGPGAPQRGWIEVSPNPIIFKSPMGVIIAQHPNGWPMKLGIDTNSVDQTANPPLWVNANRTRIRYATNTEGGSSGSPVFDLDWNLIALHHYGDPHYAHPRFNQGIPIDSIRQRMAESGADKYLGE; encoded by the coding sequence TTGATCTTACTGGTCGTGAAGGGCTATCTTTACCACCTGAGTGAATGGGGCCTCCTATTCACCGCACAATTGCACGCCCCGGCTACGTGTGTTTCTCAGGAGTTTTTGGAAGTGATGTTCGGCGCCGATTTCAAGGCAATTCGTGAGGCAATCGTTCAGGGATACGATGAAGACGAACTCAAAATCGTCCTTCGTGATCTGATGGATTTGCGTTTTGCCAATATCGTGGGTGCAGGGAATTTTTCTACCAAAGTATTCGAGTTGCTCGAATGGTCTGAGCGCGAAGGCCGCGAAGTCGAATTGGTTCGCGCGACAGCTCTGGCAAGACCGCGCAACCCAAAGCTCCAGGCGGTCTATCAGAAATACGGGATGGCGATTCCGGTTTACGTTGAGCGGGCGGGAGCGACCGTGCTCGATAGCCCTACCGATGCCACGCAAGTCGGGCTGGAACGAACCGTTCGCGACCATCTTACTTTCGCCGACTTCGGGCTCTGGCGAGAACGGATGATGGCCGTGGAAGGACGAGTTTGCCAAATCGCCTTTCGTGGGGCTGCTGCGGGAACCGGTTTCTTGGTAGGCCCGCAAGCTGTTTTGACCAACTATCACGTGATGCAGCCTCTGCTCCAAGAACCGGGCAGAGTCGCGGACGTGGAGTGTGTCTTTGATTTCAAAATCTTGGCCAACGGCGATCGCTTGCGCACTCCCGTCAAGCTACATCCAACCGAATGGTCCCTTGATTCGAGCCCATTTTCCGCCGGCGAGGCTGTCGGCAAGCCCGACCAGACCTTGCCGACCACCGATGAGTTGGACTATGCCTTGGTCAAACTTGCACAGCCGTTCGGAACAATGCCCTGGGCGGCAAATCCGGGTCCAGGCGCGCCTCAGCGAGGCTGGATCGAAGTTTCGCCCAACCCGATCATTTTCAAATCGCCGATGGGTGTGATCATTGCTCAGCATCCCAATGGCTGGCCCATGAAGCTGGGCATCGACACAAACTCCGTGGATCAAACAGCCAATCCCCCGCTCTGGGTCAATGCCAACAGAACTCGGATTCGTTATGCGACGAATACCGAAGGGGGCTCAAGTGGATCACCAGTCTTTGACCTGGATTGGAATCTGATCGCCCTGCATCACTACGGAGATCCCCATTACGCCCATCCCCGCTTCAACCAGGGTATCCCTATCGATTCCATCCGCCAACGAATGGCGGAGTCGGGCGCAGACAAATACTTGGGAGAGTAG
- a CDS encoding YcjF family protein → MNAGFNLISLVPTMDMINFGGLAKNALEEALRERGHANVLIAGRTGVGKSTLINSVFQGNLATTGQGRPVTQDTREITKEGIPLSIFDTRGLELADFSSTKSLKAFLVERHRDRDEKKQIHVAWICIVEDLRRVEQAETDLASMLAEFMPVIAVITKARADQGFRAEVQRLLPAAKNVVRTRSIAAQFDDGHTLAPMGLVELVQLTMELFPEGQKRAFVAAQKADLALKRQRSHLIVATTASSAAGVGAMPVPFADAAMLVPVQIAMVAGITATYGLAFSDGFLSTLVASMVGGTAATLTGRAIVGGLLKLIPGVGSVVGGAISATTAAAVTSAFGEAYIAALDALFAKHLGEPPTQQEVLEELRKRLGGKSTAAQ, encoded by the coding sequence ATGAACGCTGGCTTCAATCTCATTTCGCTGGTGCCGACGATGGACATGATCAATTTTGGTGGACTCGCCAAGAACGCGCTCGAGGAAGCGCTGCGTGAGCGAGGGCATGCCAACGTGCTCATCGCCGGCCGAACTGGCGTCGGCAAGAGCACGCTGATCAACAGCGTTTTTCAGGGCAATCTGGCTACCACGGGCCAAGGCAGACCCGTTACTCAGGACACGCGGGAGATCACCAAAGAAGGCATTCCGCTGTCGATTTTTGATACACGTGGTTTGGAGTTGGCGGACTTCTCGAGCACCAAGTCGCTCAAGGCATTTCTTGTCGAACGCCACCGAGATCGCGATGAGAAAAAGCAGATTCACGTCGCCTGGATCTGCATCGTCGAAGATCTGCGCCGCGTCGAGCAAGCAGAGACGGACCTGGCGTCGATGCTCGCCGAGTTCATGCCGGTGATTGCTGTTATCACCAAGGCACGGGCAGATCAAGGCTTTCGCGCCGAGGTGCAGCGATTGCTGCCCGCGGCCAAAAACGTCGTTCGCACTCGCTCCATCGCGGCGCAATTTGACGACGGCCACACGTTGGCGCCGATGGGACTCGTGGAGCTCGTTCAACTCACCATGGAATTGTTTCCCGAGGGGCAAAAGCGGGCGTTTGTCGCCGCTCAAAAAGCCGACCTGGCGCTTAAGCGGCAGCGCTCTCATCTGATCGTGGCCACCACGGCCTCTTCGGCGGCCGGAGTCGGCGCCATGCCCGTACCGTTTGCCGATGCGGCCATGCTCGTGCCCGTGCAAATCGCCATGGTAGCCGGCATCACGGCGACCTACGGCCTAGCGTTTTCGGATGGCTTTCTCAGCACGTTGGTGGCCAGCATGGTGGGTGGCACGGCAGCCACGCTCACCGGCCGCGCGATTGTCGGTGGTTTACTGAAGCTGATTCCGGGCGTAGGGTCGGTGGTCGGCGGAGCCATCTCAGCAACGACTGCTGCCGCAGTCACCAGCGCCTTCGGCGAAGCCTACATCGCCGCGCTCGATGCACTCTTCGCCAAACACCTAGGCGAACCGCCGACGCAGCAAGAGGTTTTGGAAGAACTCCGCAAGCGTTTGGGAGGCAAATCGACCGCTGCTCAGTGA